The following are encoded together in the Candidatus Bandiella woodruffii genome:
- a CDS encoding IS1 family transposase, with protein sequence MAFCRFKKNKLWIWKAYSRELKRVVAWVVGKRNVTTFRKLWKIISRDNCTYYTDAWSVYSEVIPRHQHVVGKQHTLSIESNNSNTRHRIARMTRKTKVVSKSEEVVDLTIKLWVHFEDNNNFLSEQGNFISIFG encoded by the coding sequence GTGGCATTTTGTAGATTCAAAAAAAACAAATTATGGATATGGAAAGCCTATAGTAGGGAGCTCAAGAGAGTTGTTGCCTGGGTGGTTGGTAAGCGTAACGTTACAACCTTTAGAAAATTGTGGAAAATCATAAGTAGAGATAATTGCACTTATTACACAGACGCTTGGTCTGTTTATTCAGAGGTTATACCTCGCCATCAACATGTTGTTGGCAAACAACATACACTCTCAATTGAGTCCAATAACTCAAACACAAGGCACAGAATTGCAAGAATGACCAGAAAAACAAAGGTAGTTTCAAAATCTGAAGAAGTTGTCGATCTTACGATTAAGCTCTGGGTACATTTTGAGGATAACAATAATTTCCTAAGTGAGCAGGGCAATTTTATATCTATCTTTGGCTAA
- a CDS encoding FAD-dependent monooxygenase — protein sequence MKYDLIISGAGCIGLTFACLMAKSGLSVAVLNNTDIYARNVLGIGKKRGHDNKRFGVYNPPEILGQLPSRLFAIAAASLDIFEKAGILEVLKEHAQPINKILIGDHNNHEQLIFDPKEIGRDDFGCMLDERIIAKALIAEVQRHQNITLYKNVEINSIIYSPHHNQLHLSDGTTLLCDLLLVSEGKHSKTRKILGIETKNINYNQDVIICDIEHEVDHRGVAVERLLTTGPFAVLPRVGGHKSGIIITGSGGTGRLLASKSGRDIEYIVKERLGDCLGDIKLASSIAYFTLHLIYAKKYTESRAALCGDAMHSIHPIAGQGLNLGLRDIQLLAQLINENISLGLDIGSKRMLSRYSLQRDFDINLMISSTHNINGIFASDFLPIQLLRRAGIQIIKNVSPLKKYVMSYASGYKY from the coding sequence ATGAAATATGATCTTATTATAAGTGGTGCTGGATGTATAGGGCTTACGTTCGCGTGTTTAATGGCTAAAAGTGGGTTGAGTGTTGCTGTTTTGAATAATACTGACATATATGCTCGGAACGTTTTGGGAATTGGCAAAAAAAGAGGGCATGACAACAAAAGATTTGGGGTATATAATCCACCAGAAATCCTAGGCCAATTGCCTAGCCGATTATTTGCAATAGCTGCTGCATCTTTGGACATCTTTGAAAAAGCTGGTATTTTAGAGGTCTTAAAGGAGCATGCTCAACCAATTAACAAAATATTGATCGGAGATCACAACAATCATGAGCAATTGATCTTTGACCCCAAAGAGATAGGTCGGGACGATTTTGGCTGTATGCTCGATGAGAGAATTATAGCAAAAGCCCTAATCGCAGAAGTTCAACGGCATCAAAATATAACTCTATATAAAAACGTAGAAATCAATAGTATAATTTACAGTCCCCATCACAATCAATTACATTTATCTGATGGAACTACATTATTGTGTGACTTATTACTTGTATCAGAGGGGAAACATTCCAAAACCAGAAAAATTCTGGGCATTGAAACCAAAAACATCAATTATAATCAAGATGTGATTATATGTGATATAGAGCACGAAGTTGATCATAGGGGCGTTGCAGTTGAAAGGCTGTTGACAACAGGTCCTTTTGCAGTGTTGCCTCGAGTTGGTGGGCATAAATCTGGTATTATAATAACGGGTAGTGGCGGTACAGGTAGGCTATTAGCTTCAAAATCAGGTCGTGATATTGAATATATTGTGAAGGAAAGGCTGGGTGATTGCTTAGGAGATATAAAGCTGGCTTCCAGTATTGCGTATTTCACCCTTCACCTAATATATGCAAAAAAATATACAGAGTCTAGAGCCGCGCTTTGTGGTGATGCCATGCATAGTATCCACCCAATTGCGGGACAGGGATTAAACCTTGGGCTTAGAGACATACAACTCTTAGCTCAACTCATTAATGAGAATATAAGCCTGGGGCTGGACATAGGTTCTAAGCGTATGCTTTCTAGGTATAGCCTACAAAGAGATTTTGATATCAATTTGATGATCAGTAGCACGCACAACATAAACGGCATTTTTGCCTCTGATTTCCTTCCAATTCAGCTACTAAGGAGAGCTGGTATACAAATTATAAAAAACGTTTCCCCACTTAAAAAATATGTTATGAGTTATGCTTCTGGGTATAAGTATTAA
- a CDS encoding DUF2460 domain-containing protein — protein sequence MKEFDEVRFPEDISYGATGGPEYFTNIICTTNGKEYRTLNGTNSKMRYNISYAVKTSLQMEKLVTFFRARRGRAVGFRLKDWCDYKAEMQLLGIGDGINKAFQLKKIYKSEESTYERIIYKPVISTVIIYVNNEEYTGGVEVNHQSGEIKFESTVGLGDKIFATFEFDLPVRFDIDHLPISIDEHNTYSSKNINLVEIRL from the coding sequence ATGAAAGAATTCGATGAAGTAAGGTTTCCTGAAGACATATCTTATGGAGCAACTGGAGGACCGGAATATTTTACAAACATTATCTGCACAACAAACGGCAAGGAGTATAGAACCTTAAACGGAACAAATTCAAAAATGCGTTATAACATATCATATGCTGTTAAAACTTCTTTACAGATGGAAAAGTTGGTGACCTTCTTTAGAGCAAGGAGAGGGAGAGCAGTTGGCTTTAGATTGAAAGATTGGTGTGATTATAAAGCAGAGATGCAGTTACTAGGGATTGGAGATGGTATTAACAAAGCTTTCCAACTAAAAAAGATATATAAAAGTGAGGAGAGCACATATGAAAGGATCATCTACAAACCAGTTATAAGCACTGTGATTATCTATGTTAACAATGAGGAATATACTGGTGGTGTTGAAGTGAATCACCAATCTGGCGAAATAAAGTTTGAATCTACAGTTGGACTTGGGGACAAAATTTTCGCAACTTTTGAATTTGACTTACCTGTGAGATTTGATATTGATCATTTACCAATCTCAATCGACGAACACAATACATATTCCAGCAAAAACATAAATTTAGTTGAAATCAGGCTATGA
- a CDS encoding DUF2163 domain-containing protein encodes MRKVNNYESKRVFGYFICWHVLLENGIELCLTDCEHDIEVDEVKYLAKSLLSYTEIRKNAEMLEDTNEITGIIDNKLIKEADILNGKFDNALLSIYLTNNQNLEQILLK; translated from the coding sequence ATGAGAAAGGTTAATAATTACGAAAGCAAACGTGTGTTTGGGTATTTCATCTGTTGGCATGTTTTACTCGAAAACGGTATAGAGCTTTGCCTAACAGATTGTGAGCATGACATTGAAGTAGATGAGGTAAAATATCTTGCAAAAAGTTTGTTAAGCTACACGGAGATAAGAAAAAATGCTGAAATGTTAGAGGACACTAATGAAATTACTGGAATTATCGACAACAAATTGATAAAAGAAGCTGACATCTTAAATGGGAAATTCGACAACGCTCTGCTGTCAATTTATTTAACCAATAATCAAAATTTAGAGCAAATTTTATTAAAATAG
- a CDS encoding transposase, whose amino-acid sequence MWTKQRCLYKTGANNNADQQKFFFGSVARWNKERYSGVDYRIKKRKMSSAHQIIMVCLDQLVGSEHQYRKFKELFNFGAAEQELKGIESPANYKGYGVLRLFKCLLLQFMEDLSDRELERYLSDSVAAKWFCDFDLTEATPDYSVFSRIRSKIGTNLLSKIFAIFRDQLKSQGYMSEVFTFVDASHLISKANLWEERDEARKQKYEKLNNEVLPKVAHDKQAKIGCKGGSKFWYGYKKNM is encoded by the coding sequence GTGTGGACTAAGCAAAGATGCTTATACAAAACAGGGGCAAATAACAACGCTGATCAGCAAAAATTCTTTTTTGGGAGTGTTGCAAGATGGAATAAAGAAAGGTATAGTGGAGTGGATTACAGAATAAAGAAGAGAAAAATGTCATCAGCGCATCAAATAATAATGGTATGTTTGGATCAATTGGTTGGTAGTGAGCATCAATATCGCAAATTTAAGGAGCTGTTTAATTTTGGGGCAGCAGAGCAAGAGCTGAAGGGAATTGAATCTCCTGCTAATTATAAGGGATATGGTGTTTTACGTTTATTTAAATGCTTGTTGTTACAGTTTATGGAAGATTTGTCAGATCGTGAACTAGAAAGATATTTGAGTGACAGTGTTGCAGCCAAGTGGTTTTGTGATTTTGATTTAACCGAAGCCACACCTGATTATAGCGTTTTTAGTAGAATCCGCTCAAAGATAGGAACAAATTTGTTATCAAAAATCTTTGCCATTTTTAGAGATCAACTAAAATCTCAAGGATATATGAGCGAGGTATTTACTTTTGTTGATGCAAGTCACTTGATCTCCAAAGCTAATTTATGGGAAGAGCGGGATGAAGCCAGAAAACAAAAATATGAAAAACTTAACAACGAAGTCTTGCCTAAAGTCGCACATGATAAACAAGCCAAAATAGGGTGCAAGGGTGGTAGTAAATTTTGGTATGGCTATAAGAAAAACATGTAA
- a CDS encoding transposase, translated as MINKVAITPANVTDAKGVAHVLPNSGAVYADKGYCVAPAKNAAKSRGIHFCAIKKNNMKQKNFDLDRYYTSIRAPFERVFSQDNKRLRYIGIAKNQFAEFMNAICFNLKRLTVLTA; from the coding sequence ATGATCAACAAGGTTGCTATAACGCCTGCTAATGTTACCGATGCAAAGGGAGTTGCGCATGTTTTACCAAATAGTGGAGCAGTTTATGCTGACAAAGGGTATTGTGTTGCACCAGCAAAGAATGCAGCTAAAAGCAGAGGTATTCATTTTTGCGCCATCAAGAAAAACAATATGAAGCAAAAGAATTTTGACCTTGATCGATACTATACTTCCATAAGGGCTCCGTTTGAGAGGGTGTTTTCTCAAGATAATAAACGATTGCGATACATAGGAATTGCCAAAAATCAGTTTGCTGAATTTATGAATGCTATCTGCTTTAATTTAAAACGTTTAACGGTTCTTACTGCCTAA
- a CDS encoding phage BR0599 family protein produces the protein MVQTSLNQTITFILILSFNAPFLDEARQESAFYYNDGIIKFLSGTNKGISYDIINFKDKIVQVMLPPLQQLNVNDQYEITAGCDKSFTKCVKKFNNAINFRGEPHISTVIKNL, from the coding sequence ATGGTCCAAACTTCCTTAAATCAAACCATCACATTTATCCTTATTTTATCTTTCAACGCTCCCTTTTTGGATGAGGCCAGGCAGGAAAGCGCTTTTTACTATAATGATGGGATAATTAAGTTTTTATCTGGGACGAATAAGGGTATAAGTTATGATATCATCAATTTTAAGGACAAAATTGTCCAAGTTATGCTGCCACCTCTGCAACAGCTTAATGTAAATGATCAATACGAGATTACCGCTGGGTGCGACAAAAGCTTTACTAAGTGCGTCAAAAAGTTTAATAATGCAATTAACTTCCGCGGAGAACCACACATATCAACCGTGATAAAAAATTTATAA